The Bacteroidia bacterium genome includes a region encoding these proteins:
- a CDS encoding SDR family oxidoreductase, with amino-acid sequence MSFFKDKVVVITGASDGIGAAIAKALAQQGAILSICARNADKLNQTAAVCRNLGARAVLAIPTDVSQIEQCKNFIEQTLNTFGTIHILINNAGISMRACFLDTEISVIEKVMNVNFWGSVYCTKFALPELIKNQGSIVVVSSVAGFKGLPARTGYSASKFALHGFFESLRCELLPDNVHVLIACPGFTNTNIRNTALTATGEMQKETPLDESKLMPAETVAKAILRAIEKRKRTIVLTVEGKLTVWLNKFFPKFIDKKAYQKLSSEPNTPLKKWK; translated from the coding sequence ATGTCTTTTTTCAAAGATAAAGTAGTAGTTATCACGGGCGCATCGGATGGAATAGGTGCAGCAATAGCCAAAGCTTTAGCCCAACAAGGCGCTATCTTATCCATTTGTGCAAGAAATGCGGACAAATTAAATCAAACGGCTGCTGTATGCAGAAATTTAGGGGCAAGAGCTGTGTTAGCTATTCCTACAGATGTAAGCCAAATAGAACAGTGTAAAAACTTTATAGAACAAACGCTTAACACATTTGGAACCATTCATATTCTTATCAATAATGCAGGAATTTCTATGCGAGCTTGCTTTTTGGATACGGAAATTAGCGTAATTGAAAAAGTAATGAATGTAAATTTTTGGGGATCGGTGTATTGTACAAAATTTGCTTTACCAGAGTTGATTAAAAATCAGGGTTCAATAGTAGTAGTGTCTAGTGTAGCTGGTTTCAAAGGATTACCTGCGCGCACAGGCTATTCGGCATCTAAGTTTGCTTTGCATGGTTTTTTTGAAAGTTTGCGTTGTGAACTTTTACCTGACAATGTTCATGTATTGATAGCTTGCCCTGGATTTACAAATACGAATATCCGAAATACTGCCCTTACAGCCACGGGCGAGATGCAAAAAGAAACTCCCTTAGATGAAAGCAAGCTTATGCCTGCTGAAACTGTAGCTAAAGCTATTTTGCGTGCTATTGAAAAGCGTAAGCGTACTATTGTGCTAACCGTAGAAGGTAAGCTAACCGTTTGGCTAAATAAATTTTTTCCTAAATTTATTGACAAAAAAGCTTATCAGAAGTTATCTAGTGAACCTAACACACCGTTAAAAAAGTGGAAGTAG
- a CDS encoding polysaccharide deacetylase family protein codes for MEQLVIFTPIITPRLTYTILVCTEYLSHVKVELTDNPQYFSTVMGIKWSYGQIFEDALCIYADGLLWQDNITDQDWYQEGLFIWRTKDVCGQFHVSIDIFSAIFYLISRYEEYLPYNPDIHGRMPAQQHTLVKYNLHRKAVVHHYWEFVLDASFRFFGYHIPVKYPVYTAKVTFDLDHPFEFLHKPYLINLYGFTKDLYKRDWKTFARRFKTLFGKATDRFYTFEYIFKQLQIHQRSSIWFILASQQHPLDSRHNIDQKFYLNLIDKIMQNSGEVGLHASYLTAMEYAHFFTEGIQFQNIPQQAQAYPYQKLCKEKLSLEKLVPYVITKNRQHFLRVKFPTTYQNLIEAGFLEDYSVGYFDEVGFRAGIAVPYPFFDLKKNKIEKNLTLYPLVCMDISLQQYLRYTPEQAKAVSQQLIEEVKSVNGTFITLWHNNNLHNEQEWAGWREVFEYQLSIM; via the coding sequence ATGGAACAATTAGTCATTTTTACTCCTATTATTACTCCAAGACTAACCTACACCATTCTTGTATGCACAGAGTATTTGAGCCACGTAAAAGTAGAACTTACCGATAATCCGCAGTACTTTTCTACGGTAATGGGAATTAAGTGGAGCTACGGTCAGATTTTTGAAGATGCTTTATGCATATACGCCGATGGACTATTATGGCAAGATAATATCACTGACCAAGATTGGTATCAAGAAGGTCTATTTATATGGCGAACCAAAGATGTTTGTGGGCAATTTCATGTGTCTATTGATATTTTTTCGGCAATATTTTACCTTATTTCAAGATATGAAGAATACTTGCCTTACAACCCAGATATTCACGGGCGAATGCCTGCCCAACAACATACATTGGTCAAGTACAATTTGCATAGAAAAGCTGTGGTACATCACTATTGGGAATTTGTATTAGACGCATCTTTTCGGTTTTTTGGCTATCACATTCCTGTAAAATATCCCGTATACACTGCAAAAGTAACATTTGATTTAGACCATCCTTTTGAGTTTTTGCACAAACCTTACTTAATTAACCTTTACGGCTTTACCAAAGATCTTTACAAACGAGATTGGAAAACCTTTGCGCGCCGTTTCAAAACCTTGTTCGGAAAAGCTACAGACCGCTTTTATACTTTTGAGTACATATTCAAACAACTGCAAATTCATCAAAGATCAAGTATATGGTTTATTTTAGCTAGCCAGCAGCATCCTTTGGACAGCAGACATAATATTGACCAAAAGTTTTATCTCAACTTAATAGATAAAATTATGCAAAATAGTGGCGAAGTAGGTCTGCATGCTTCTTATCTAACAGCAATGGAATATGCTCATTTTTTTACGGAAGGTATTCAGTTCCAAAATATACCTCAACAAGCTCAAGCTTATCCTTATCAAAAGTTATGTAAAGAAAAATTGTCGTTAGAGAAGCTTGTGCCTTATGTAATTACCAAGAATAGACAGCATTTTTTGCGAGTAAAATTTCCTACTACTTATCAAAACTTGATAGAAGCAGGTTTCTTGGAAGATTATTCAGTAGGTTATTTTGACGAAGTTGGATTTAGAGCAGGGATAGCCGTTCCTTATCCATTTTTTGACTTGAAAAAAAATAAAATAGAAAAAAATTTAACCCTGTATCCGCTTGTATGTATGGATATAAGCTTGCAGCAATATTTGCGGTACACGCCCGAGCAAGCAAAGGCAGTTAGTCAGCAGCTTATAGAAGAAGTAAAATCGGTTAATGGTACTTTTATTACACTTTGGCATAATAACAATCTTCACAATGAACAAGAGTGGGCGGGTTGGCGAGAAGTTTTTGAATATCAGCTTTCAATAATGTAG
- a CDS encoding glycosyltransferase family 2 protein: protein MSISVAIITKNEAHNIVECLRSVQWASEIVVVDCGSTDNTVALAQSMGAKVFYRSFDTFGDQKQYAVEQCSNEWVLSLDADERIPTELANEIQKVIQNNPKQNGFYLTRVNFLYGKRLKYGGVGKEKILRLFRKEFATYQSRSLHEYVFVKGETGYLTHYFEHHSIPTLNAHWQKIMVYTDIETAQKPKYNFFKLAILPWIKFIKLYVFKLGFLDGYEGYMWAKMSALSRTIRTFKAYQKHK, encoded by the coding sequence ATTTCTGTAGCTATTATTACCAAAAACGAAGCACATAACATTGTAGAGTGCTTGCGTAGTGTGCAATGGGCATCGGAGATTGTTGTGGTAGACTGTGGGAGTACAGACAACACAGTGGCTCTAGCACAAAGCATGGGGGCAAAGGTATTTTATCGGTCATTTGATACTTTTGGCGACCAAAAACAATATGCTGTTGAGCAATGTTCCAACGAATGGGTACTCTCTCTTGATGCCGATGAACGCATCCCTACTGAATTAGCTAATGAAATTCAAAAAGTTATTCAAAATAATCCAAAACAAAATGGCTTTTATCTTACTCGCGTCAATTTTTTATACGGCAAACGGCTTAAATATGGTGGAGTGGGTAAAGAAAAAATTTTACGCCTTTTTAGAAAAGAGTTTGCTACTTACCAAAGCCGAAGCTTACATGAATACGTTTTTGTAAAAGGAGAAACAGGTTATCTAACACACTACTTTGAACATCATTCTATTCCTACTCTAAACGCACATTGGCAAAAAATTATGGTCTACACAGATATTGAAACTGCCCAAAAACCAAAATACAATTTTTTTAAGTTAGCTATTTTGCCTTGGATAAAATTCATCAAATTGTACGTTTTCAAGCTCGGATTTTTAGATGGCTATGAAGGATATATGTGGGCAAAAATGAGTGCATTATCTCGTACTATAAGGACTTTCAAAGCTTACCAAAAACATAAGTAA